The following nucleotide sequence is from Desulfobacterales bacterium.
TTTTTGCAGGACGCCGGCGGCCTCCACTGATCAGACGGTCCGCCGGCGGTAACTGAAAATAAATCAGAATGCAGCTATAATCGTGTTCCCCGGCATTAAAAATGGTGCACCAGTCTGACAACGAAACGCTCTCCCTCGGGCCGATTTTCCGCTTCGGATTCAAAATAGGTATTCAGGAAAAGATGCGTGTCCTGTGAAAAACTAAAAAGCGCGCCGGGTCCGATCGCAAACACTTCTTCCTTGCCCGAGACCGAATGGCCGTTCACCTTCGAATCGGTAATCTGCTTCAGATAATAACTGTTGACGCCGATTCTCACCATTCGGGGAATGACCTCGTAGGAGGCGGCGATGTTGCAGTGAATGGCCTCGCCGGCTTGCGTGTCATCAGCGCCGAATCCGATAAATGGGTCATCGTTTTCCGCGTTCCACAGATAATGAAGTCGCCAGGAAGCCGTCAGTTTGGGGGTGAAAAAATAGGTGCCCGACCAGTATGGATTAAACGAGAAAAAGTTGCTGCCGGGGTTTAACACCTTGTCATCATCGTATTTTCCGGTGGGGAAAATAAACTGAAATTCAATGCGGTGCATAAATTTCGGTCCGTTGGGTCCCATTATCGGATCCCACTGCAAGTACGGCCCCACCAGCAGATCTCCCATGCCGGTTCCGTTATCCGGCAAGGGCGAGCTGTCCAGGGACACAATCGGCACAATCACATCCATTCCCCATTTGGCGCCCAGCAACACGGTCTGGTTGGACTGATAGAGAAACTGGTTCAGACTGACCCACACATCCAGTTCCGGGTCGGGAATCGCCAGGTCGGCAAAATCGTCCGTTGTGTAATATTGAATGTATTCAGCAAAATAGAGGCCTGGACCGGCCGGAGGCGCCCCGTCCATAAAGCTGGTAAACCCGAGATTGACCGAGGGCTGATCATAGGCGGCAGCCGGCACCGGACACAGCGCAAGAAGGAACAGGCAAAGCGTCAAACCAATGGTATACGTGCGTTTCATCATTCTTCTCCACTATTTAGGTTAAACAAAAGGGCTTAAAAAATGCCTTGTAAATTGCTTTAAGATGCGCCGAATGTCAAGGAAGATTCAGTGCCTAATCCGGCAATGCCGGATGCTGGGATGCTGGGATGCTGGGATGCTGGGATGCTGGGATGCTGGGATGCTGGGATGCTGGGATGCTGGGATGCTGGGATGCTGGGATGCTGGGATGCTGGGATGCTTGGCAGCCGGCGGCCTTCTCCAATGAAGGCCGCTTTTTCGTACAAGGTTTTGATAATCGGTCTAATAGCGGATACGCATAAGTCCAAGTGAATGAAAAAATCAACCCGTAAAGAAGCATCTTTGAATTTTCGGGTGATGCTTTTTTTATTCGCCGCAATTTTTGTTTGCTTTTACGCTCTTCGATACGGATAATCACAACATCGAAATAAATGTTTTTCCCATCCCCCTCATTTAACCATAGTAAGGAGGTCATGATGTACCTACCCAAACTCTACACGCAGTTTGCTCAAAACTACCCGGACATTCAGGAAAAATATAAACAACTGGCCGAAGTCTGCCGCGCCGCGGGCCCCCTGGACGCAAAAGTTCAGGAGTTGGTGATGCTTGGAATTGCCGTCGGCGTCAACTCCAGGGGCGGTGTCATGTCGCACACGAGAAAGGCGTTGGCCGCCGGTGTGACGCAAGAAGAAATTACCCATGCCATCTTGCTGTCGCTGACCTCCTCCGGCTTTTCCAACATGATGGCGGCCATGAATTGGGCCGATGAGGTTTTTGAGCAGGGAAAACCATAGCACTTTGGAAAAAATGCGAAAAAAAGCACCGGTTGTTTTGCCGAATGGAACTTGAACCGGATCAGGTGCATTTGTGGATCTGCTACCCGGATCAGATACGGGATGCAACTCTTCTCTCAACCTATGGCACCCTGCTTTCCCCTGAGGAAAACGCACGGAAAGAGCGGTTTATTTTCCCCGAGCACCGGCACCAGTACCTTGTCAGCCGCGCATTGGTCCGTTCAACGCTTTCCCGGTATGCGGATTATCCGCCGGAATGCTGGCAATTTTCCAAAAACGAGCACGGCCGGCCCGAAATTATATTGCCGGAAGGCGTGGCACGCCTTCGATTCAATCTCTCGCATACAGCGGGCATCATTGCCTGCGCCGTCGTGTTAGAGCAGCCAATCGGTGTGGATGCGGAGAGCGCCAGACGAAAAATCAACGCCATGCAAATCGCCAAACGGTATTTTTCAGAGCAGGAAATCACGGCGCTCACCGCACTTTCCGGAACTGATCAACAATTTCGGTTTTTTCAATACTGGACGCTGAAGGAATCCTTCAGCAAGGCCAAAGGATTGGGCTTGACGCTTGCGCTCAATCAATATAGCTTTCACTCATCGGCAGACGGCGCTTGGCACGTCACCTGCGACCCGTCGATGAGAGAAGAGGAAACCCGGTGGCGATTCTGGTCGTTGCAGCCGACCTCACGCCATTTGCTGGCCGTATCAGTGCGTCAGCGACCGGCGCACCGGTACGATCTAACAACATATGAAACCGTTCCACTTCAACTGGATAAGGAGATATCATGTTCCTAACTTTTTACGGTGCGGCCAGGGAAGTCACCGGATCCATGCACTTGGTGCAAAGCAACTCAGACCGGATTTTGCTTGATTGCGGCATGTTTCAGGGCCGACGAAAGGAAAGCGAGCAAAAAAACAAGACACTGCCCTTTGACCCCGGCCTCATCACCAATGTGGTATTATCCCATGCCCACATGGATCATTCCGGGCGAATTCCCTTGTTGACCAAAAACAACTTCAGCGGCAGGGTGCTCTGCACGCGCGCCACCAAAGATGCCTGTGAGTATCTGCTGCGGGACAGCGCGCATATTCAGGAGTCGGATGCCGAGTATCTCAATTATAAAACGGTCCGCGCGGCACTTCATCATTCCGGTCATCTCACGGCATCCCGCACGGTGTCCAAGCGCCGGAAAAAAGAGGTTCAAAAACTGTTAAAATTGAGCCGAAATGAACTTAACCGGCAAACCATCGATACCCTGCTGACCCAATACCATCTGGAACGTGTGGAACCGCTTTACGATCAGGCCGATGTCGCCGAAGCGCTCCAGTTTTTTGATGGCTATCCTTATGGGCAGGCCATCTCCGTCGGCCATGACACTACCTGCACCTTTTACGAAGCCGGTCATATTCTCGGTTCGGCCATCAGCATTCTCAAAGCCACTGAAAACGGCAAATCATTCACGGTTTGCTATTCCGGCGACCTGGGACGTTTCGGTAAATCGATTATTAAAGATCCGAACCTTCAATTCGATGCATCGGACCGGAATATCGACCTGCTCATTCTGGAGAGCACCTACGGCAACCGCGTTCATGAATCGGCCGAGAACACGAAAGCACGCCTGAAAAAGGTCGTCACCGAAACGGTGGAACGGGGCGGCACGCTGGTGATACCGGCCTTCGCCTTCGGCCGGGCGCAGGAACTTATTTATGAACTTCACGAACTCTATAACCAAAATGAGGTCCCGAAAGTACCGATCTATGTGGACAGCCCGTTGGCTTCCAACTTAACAAAGGTATTCGGAGAGCATCCGGAGCTCTATGACCATGAAACCCATAAAGCATTCCTGCAAAAAGGAATCAACCCGTTCATGTTCGGCAATATCAATTTTGTTAAATCCGTAGAGGAATCCATGGCCCTGATGCGAGAGGAGCGCCCGCATATCGTGATCGCTTCCGCGGGCATGTGCGAGGCGGGCCGCATTCTTCACCACTTGCGCTATAAGATACACAACCCCAAAAACACCATTCTGATTGTCGGGTTCATGGCCAAAAACACACTGGGAAGAAGACTTCTCGAGGAAGGCACCGCCTATGAAAAAGCCGGACGTCCCGATCCGGCGCCGATGATGAAATTCTTTAATAAAATCTATCCATTAAGGGCGCATGTCGTTGCCATCAACGGATTCAGCGCCCATGCGGATAAAGATGAAATCTGCCGGTTCCTGAAAACATCGAATTTAACGGTGAAAAAAATTGCCTTGGTTCATGGTGAGGAAGAACAATCGGTATCCTTTGCCGCGCATTTGGCATCGCAAGGGTATCAGGTATCGGTTCCCAGACCGGGCGAATCTTTGCAGCTAAAATAATTATGCGGTTCCAAACGGCTTCACATGTAGCATCAATTCGTCGGCATGACCATTGTAACGGGGTGGCGCCCCCCTCGCTTTCTCTCCCGGCCTTTTTTCCATGCGCGGCCCACCCCAGAACTATCCCCTTTTCTTGGCGTTCTTGGCGGCTTTGCGTGAAGCATTTATTTTTGCGGACCTATCATCATTGATCCACAGGGAAACGGGAATGACAAAAAAAGACACCGCTAAGGACACGCCGCCAACCGACATGGATTTCCCGGAATCCGGTGATATTGTTCGCGCCCTGATTGAAGAGGGCTATATTACCGAAGAGCAGGCCCAGTACGCCCGCCGCATTCAAGCCAAGCTTCCCACGCAGAAAACCGTCCTGGAGGTTTTTAAAGAACTCAAGCAGGTAACCGATCAGCAAATCCGGGACGCCATTCACGATCACCGGGTTCAGTTGAGAATCGGGCGTATGCTGGTCGAACTGGGCCGGTTGACCGAAGGGGATTTGAAAGCCGCGCTAAGCATCAAAGCAAAAGAGAAGGCCAACAAAAAGCTCGGAGAAATTCTGGTTGAGCATAATTTCATCGACGAGCGAAAGCTCATCGAAGTGCTTTCCATGCAAATGGGCTTTGAGTATATCGACCCCCAATTTACAAAAATAGATTCGGAACTCTACCGCAAAGTTCCGCACAAATGGTATGAGGATCATCGCCTGATTCCGATCCGCCGAGAAGGGGACAAGATCATCGTTGCCTTTGCCGATCCGCTGGACAAGCACGAACTGGCTGAGGCCAGAAAATTTTTCGGCCAGAACATTCGGCCGGCCATTGCGCTGAAAACCTCCATACAGGAAGCCCTCAAACAGATGGAGCGCAGCAGCCGCATGGTGAACAAGGCCGAGGTCGCTCATGACACGGTCGTCGGCATCGTCAACAACATTATCATCACCGCGGTGAATGAGGATGTCAGCGATATTCATATCGAACCGATGAACGACCGGTTGCGGGTTCGTTTCCGGCAGGACGGCGTGCTGGTGCAATACAAGGATTACGAACGGGAGCTCATATTGCCCTTAGCCAGCCGGCTCAAGATCATGTGCGGCGCGGATATTGCGGAAAAGCGCCGGCATCAGGGGGGCCGCATTCTGTTTGATATCGCCGACACGCAGGTGGACCTGCGGGTATCTTTCTACGTCACCATTAACGGAGAGAAAATCGTGATGCGCCTGCTCAAGCAGCAGGCCACCCTGCTCAATATCGAAGATGTCGGCATATCCCCTCGAATTTTCGAACGGTTTCAATATCAGGCGCTCGATCGGCCCAGCGGTGTGCTGATGGTGACCGGCCCCACCGGTTCGGGCAAAACCACCACCGTCTACAGTTGCATCAACTATCTGAACAGCCCCACCACCAGTATCATCACCGCTGAAGATCCGGTGGAATACATCATCGACGGCATCGCCCAATGTTCCATCAATCCGAAACTGGACCTGACGTTTGAAGAAACCCTGCGCCATATTGTCCGTCAGGATCCGGATGTGGTCGTTATCGGCGAGATTCGGGACAAGTTCTCCGCGGATGTCGCGGTGAACGCGGCCCTGACCGGTCACAAGGTTCTCACCACTTTTCACACGGAGGACAGCATCGGCGCGCTCATTCGATTGCTCAACATGGGCATCGAGGCATTCCTGGTGGCCGCCACGGTGGTGGGTGTGGTAGCCCAGCGCCTGGTCCGCAGACCGTGCAAAGCCTGCGCGGAACCGGAAACACCCAGTCTTGCCGCGCTTCGCCGCCTGGGCTATAGTGCCAAGGATGTGCTCGGAGGCGAGTTCCAAAAAGGCAAGGGGTGCCCGGAATGCCGGTTTACCGGCTATAAGGGGCGTGCGGCGATTCTGGAAATCCTCATCATGGACGAATTTCTGCGCAATGCCGTGATTGACCGGCAAAGCACCTATCAGCTCCGCCAGATGAGCATTGAAAAAAGCGGGCTCGTTACCTTGATCGAGGACGGCATTCTGAAGGCGGCCCGGGGAATCACCACCCTGGATGAAGTGCTCAGATGCCTGCCCCAGGTCATCCGGCCCAGGCCCCTGGCGGAGCTGCGGCGCATTTCCGGAGAAAAGATATGAACGAAACAACCTCCTTTAAAGATATCATCGACGCGCACCTGACATCGAACCAGGTCGAATTGCCGGTGTTTGACAAAACCGCCCTGAAAATTCAGCAGGAAACCGCCAAACCGGAACCGGATATCGCCGAGATTGAAAGTCTGATCATTACGGACCAGGCGCTTACCGGTCAGGTCATCAAAATGGCCAACACGGCCTTTTTTCGGGGGTTGACCAAGGTCGCAACCGTACGGGACGCCATCGTGCGGCTCGGTACCGACCAGGTATGCGCCATCGTTATTCTGGTCACGCAAAAAGCCAATTTCAAGTCCAAGGATAAATTGATTCAAACCTACATGACCCGCCTCTGGCGACATTCCGTCGGCACGGCCATCGGCGCCGGCTGGCTTTCCGTCCGGTGCGGCTATCCCCGACTCAAAGATCAGGCCTTTGTCGCGGGGTTGCTGCATGATGTCGGAAAATTATTTTTACTCACCGTGATCGAATTCATTCGGCGCGATCCAAAACTCAACTTCAATCCGTCCGACACCTTCATGAACGAAATCATGGACAGCCTGCACACCGAGCACGGGTTTATGCTGATGACGCAATGGAATCTGCCGGAAGCCTATTGCGACGTGGCAAAGGAACACCACAAGGACCCTTCGGACAATTCCCCCATGATACTGCTCCTGGTTCAGATGGCCGACATCACCTGCAATAAGATGGGCATCGGCCTTCATGACCCGAGCGAGTTGATTCTGGCCGCAACGCCGGTGGCGCAACTTCTCGGCCTATCGGAGCTGGACATCGCCGAACTGGAAATCGCGCTTGAGGATTCGAGCATCCTGGCTTTGTAAGTATGAAGCTGATAGCTCATAGCTGATAGCTCATAGCTCATAGCTGATAGCTGATAGCTGATAGCTCGTAGCTGATAGCTCGTAGCTGATCGCTGATAGCTTCATTCGGAACTGGACGGATGCTATTTGGTATAGCTCTTGGGAATCCCTTCATACGGCGTCCACCCGCGAGACTGGTAATATTCCTTTCCCCGCAGGTTTTTCAGTATTTCAATGCTCGTCTTGTAGCCTTTGTACAACCGGCACATGTCCATCGCCATGCCGCAAATTTGCCCGACCGCCTGAACCAAGGTGATGTCCTGCATGGAAAATTCCCACGGTTCAGCCGTATAAATGCGCAACGCGCCTACCACCTGATTGTGCGCGACGATGGGTACCCCCAGCAAAGAAGAAATTCCCTCTTTTTTGGCGGCCTCCGGATATTGAATTCTCGGGTCGTCCTGAACGTCGTAAATCGCGATCGGCACCTGGTCTTTTACTTCGCCGAGCTCCTGCATATAGCGGACCGGCCCCTTGGTCAGGTACTCCTGACTGAGCCCATAGGATGCGGCCAACCCCAGCTCACCGGTCTCTCTGTTCACAAGAAACACCGAGCACCCCTTGACTTTCAACGCGGTGGTGACGCTTTCCACCGTCAATAACGCAACCTCTTCTGGATCCTTGCACTGTGAAATGGCGTTGGTCACCTTCACCAGCATGTCATAGTACATCGCGTGTTTTTCCATCGTTTTTCCTCCTCGGGTTAATGATTAAACACCATATGAAAAAAGCAGCATTCGATGTGATGGAACTTCGAGAAAAAGAAACGATTAAAAAAGGTGATGCGCTGGTGGCTTCAACTTGGCGAGCTTTAAAAAGAGATACCTCGCTGAACCGTTCGAAGCAAAAAAAGTTCCGGTATCTCCGCGAAGGGCCTGAAAAGGAATAACGCGCCAACGCCACACCCGGTGCTTTGTCAATGGAATTGTTACAGCCCCTCTTGGTTAAAACTATAAGTTAGTATTTTACTCCGTGTCAAGCAGCTTGAGCGCCAAGAGACCGCCGCGTTGCGGTTGAGCCTTGAATTATAATTAAATTCGTTATAGTCATATTCATCATAAGGATAGACGACAGATTTCTTTTCTCAAGACAAGCCTTGCAACGGGCTTTGATCTTCCATCAGTTCACGATAACGGTGGCCCGCACTATGAACGTATTTTCCGACATCGAATCCATTCGGCAATTCCGATGGAATGAGCCTATCCAGGCATGGGGACTTGTGCCCACCATGGGTTTTTTGCATGAAGCGCATATGACCCTGGTGCGTCGCTCAAAAGCCGAGAATGACCGAACCGGCGTCAGCATTTTCGTAAACCCGACCCAATTCAATAATCCGGACGACCTGGCCAAATATCCCCGCAACCTGGAGCGGGATCTTGCCATGCTCGAAAAG
It contains:
- a CDS encoding transporter, which gives rise to MMKRTYTIGLTLCLFLLALCPVPAAAYDQPSVNLGFTSFMDGAPPAGPGLYFAEYIQYYTTDDFADLAIPDPELDVWVSLNQFLYQSNQTVLLGAKWGMDVIVPIVSLDSSPLPDNGTGMGDLLVGPYLQWDPIMGPNGPKFMHRIEFQFIFPTGKYDDDKVLNPGSNFFSFNPYWSGTYFFTPKLTASWRLHYLWNAENDDPFIGFGADDTQAGEAIHCNIAASYEVIPRMVRIGVNSYYLKQITDSKVNGHSVSGKEEVFAIGPGALFSFSQDTHLFLNTYFESEAENRPEGERFVVRLVHHF
- a CDS encoding carboxymuconolactone decarboxylase family protein, with protein sequence MMYLPKLYTQFAQNYPDIQEKYKQLAEVCRAAGPLDAKVQELVMLGIAVGVNSRGGVMSHTRKALAAGVTQEEITHAILLSLTSSGFSNMMAAMNWADEVFEQGKP
- a CDS encoding 4'-phosphopantetheinyl transferase superfamily protein, with the translated sequence MELEPDQVHLWICYPDQIRDATLLSTYGTLLSPEENARKERFIFPEHRHQYLVSRALVRSTLSRYADYPPECWQFSKNEHGRPEIILPEGVARLRFNLSHTAGIIACAVVLEQPIGVDAESARRKINAMQIAKRYFSEQEITALTALSGTDQQFRFFQYWTLKESFSKAKGLGLTLALNQYSFHSSADGAWHVTCDPSMREEETRWRFWSLQPTSRHLLAVSVRQRPAHRYDLTTYETVPLQLDKEISCS
- a CDS encoding MBL fold metallo-hydrolase translates to MFLTFYGAAREVTGSMHLVQSNSDRILLDCGMFQGRRKESEQKNKTLPFDPGLITNVVLSHAHMDHSGRIPLLTKNNFSGRVLCTRATKDACEYLLRDSAHIQESDAEYLNYKTVRAALHHSGHLTASRTVSKRRKKEVQKLLKLSRNELNRQTIDTLLTQYHLERVEPLYDQADVAEALQFFDGYPYGQAISVGHDTTCTFYEAGHILGSAISILKATENGKSFTVCYSGDLGRFGKSIIKDPNLQFDASDRNIDLLILESTYGNRVHESAENTKARLKKVVTETVERGGTLVIPAFAFGRAQELIYELHELYNQNEVPKVPIYVDSPLASNLTKVFGEHPELYDHETHKAFLQKGINPFMFGNINFVKSVEESMALMREERPHIVIASAGMCEAGRILHHLRYKIHNPKNTILIVGFMAKNTLGRRLLEEGTAYEKAGRPDPAPMMKFFNKIYPLRAHVVAINGFSAHADKDEICRFLKTSNLTVKKIALVHGEEEQSVSFAAHLASQGYQVSVPRPGESLQLK
- a CDS encoding ATPase, T2SS/T4P/T4SS family — encoded protein: MTKKDTAKDTPPTDMDFPESGDIVRALIEEGYITEEQAQYARRIQAKLPTQKTVLEVFKELKQVTDQQIRDAIHDHRVQLRIGRMLVELGRLTEGDLKAALSIKAKEKANKKLGEILVEHNFIDERKLIEVLSMQMGFEYIDPQFTKIDSELYRKVPHKWYEDHRLIPIRREGDKIIVAFADPLDKHELAEARKFFGQNIRPAIALKTSIQEALKQMERSSRMVNKAEVAHDTVVGIVNNIIITAVNEDVSDIHIEPMNDRLRVRFRQDGVLVQYKDYERELILPLASRLKIMCGADIAEKRRHQGGRILFDIADTQVDLRVSFYVTINGEKIVMRLLKQQATLLNIEDVGISPRIFERFQYQALDRPSGVLMVTGPTGSGKTTTVYSCINYLNSPTTSIITAEDPVEYIIDGIAQCSINPKLDLTFEETLRHIVRQDPDVVVIGEIRDKFSADVAVNAALTGHKVLTTFHTEDSIGALIRLLNMGIEAFLVAATVVGVVAQRLVRRPCKACAEPETPSLAALRRLGYSAKDVLGGEFQKGKGCPECRFTGYKGRAAILEILIMDEFLRNAVIDRQSTYQLRQMSIEKSGLVTLIEDGILKAARGITTLDEVLRCLPQVIRPRPLAELRRISGEKI
- a CDS encoding HDOD domain-containing protein, yielding MNETTSFKDIIDAHLTSNQVELPVFDKTALKIQQETAKPEPDIAEIESLIITDQALTGQVIKMANTAFFRGLTKVATVRDAIVRLGTDQVCAIVILVTQKANFKSKDKLIQTYMTRLWRHSVGTAIGAGWLSVRCGYPRLKDQAFVAGLLHDVGKLFLLTVIEFIRRDPKLNFNPSDTFMNEIMDSLHTEHGFMLMTQWNLPEAYCDVAKEHHKDPSDNSPMILLLVQMADITCNKMGIGLHDPSELILAATPVAQLLGLSELDIAELEIALEDSSILAL
- a CDS encoding GAF domain-containing protein translates to MEKHAMYYDMLVKVTNAISQCKDPEEVALLTVESVTTALKVKGCSVFLVNRETGELGLAASYGLSQEYLTKGPVRYMQELGEVKDQVPIAIYDVQDDPRIQYPEAAKKEGISSLLGVPIVAHNQVVGALRIYTAEPWEFSMQDITLVQAVGQICGMAMDMCRLYKGYKTSIEILKNLRGKEYYQSRGWTPYEGIPKSYTK